The following are encoded in a window of Gramella sp. MT6 genomic DNA:
- a CDS encoding cation transporter — protein MNKSTFIVSQMDCPSEEQMIRMKLESYEQIKHLDFDIPNRKLEVYHREGIEAIHSSISELKLGDKFIGSEEAEVPVRENETNQKNILWWVLGINFGFFLVEMITGWISFSMGLIADSLDMLADSIVYALSLFAVGGAVSRKKKVAKFSGYFQMLLATLGFTEVLRRFFMSSETPLFQWMIIISSLALAGNLISLWLINKAKSNEVHMQASAIFTSNDIIVNGGVILAGVLVYFLGSKWPDLIIGAIVFTFVMRGAIKILKLSR, from the coding sequence ATGAACAAAAGCACTTTTATAGTCAGTCAAATGGACTGCCCTTCCGAGGAACAGATGATTAGGATGAAACTGGAATCTTATGAACAGATAAAACATCTAGACTTTGATATTCCCAATCGAAAACTTGAAGTGTATCATCGAGAAGGGATTGAGGCTATTCATTCCTCGATTTCAGAATTAAAATTAGGCGATAAATTTATAGGATCAGAAGAGGCGGAAGTTCCAGTTAGGGAAAACGAAACCAATCAAAAAAATATTCTTTGGTGGGTGTTGGGTATTAATTTTGGGTTTTTTCTTGTTGAAATGATTACGGGTTGGATATCTTTTTCGATGGGCCTTATTGCAGATTCTCTTGATATGCTGGCAGATTCGATAGTATATGCGCTGAGTTTATTTGCAGTAGGTGGTGCAGTTTCAAGAAAAAAGAAGGTCGCAAAATTTAGTGGGTACTTTCAAATGTTACTGGCGACTCTTGGATTTACAGAAGTCTTGCGCAGGTTTTTTATGAGTAGTGAAACTCCTTTATTCCAGTGGATGATTATTATTTCTTCTTTGGCACTTGCTGGAAACTTAATCTCATTATGGCTAATCAACAAGGCTAAAAGTAACGAAGTCCACATGCAAGCCAGTGCCATTTTTACTTCAAATGATATTATCGTGAACGGCGGAGTAATTTTGGCGGGTGTTTTGGTTTATTTTTTAGGAAGTAAATGGCCAGATTTGATCATTGGCGCTATTGTCTTCACATTTGTGATGCGTGGGGCGATTAAAATATTGAAATTATCAAGGTAA
- a CDS encoding heavy metal translocating P-type ATPase → MKKLQLKIPVLLPQVPNEKDTCVQRLIAGLEAKEGLEKVHIVDDQEDTVPQLCFHYDPDIISIDRIQSLAENAGAEITEKYGHFLLEVEGIRHTRHARTIEKSLLNIEGVLEASANAGGMIRLEYDKRETSFEAINTRLEKENLQVKKSSSGHKNGFKSSEKTSDELNEKNKMSQKHQHEDEDELNHKEGDSHGAGEEHLHSHGGIFGKNTELIFAIICGVLLGIGFGLSFVDSVPQWVSLALYIGAYFFGGFYTAKEAVETVAKGGFEIDFLMLVAAIGAAILGEWAEGALLLFLFSLGHALEHYAMNKARKSIAALAELAPKTALVKKNGKTEEVGIEKLNIGDIIVVKPNSKISADGVVVDGQSSVNQAPITGESVPVDKIPVEDVEKDYSEVDDIKDENRVFAGTINGNNTLEIKVIKAAKDSTLSRLVKLVNEAQTQKSPTQLLTDKFEKYFVPSVLILVGALLFAFLVIDEPFSASFYRAMAVLVAASPCALAISTPSAVLSGVARAARGGVLIKGGRPLEDLGELTALAFDKTGTLTEGKPKLTQVVPLGDISENELLKIAVAVESLSDHPLAKAVVRDGKERMEGEEIPDASNLEAVLGKGIKATLGNDKIYVGNLDLYEELNDTIPSEEITTKVRDLEGGGNTTMLLRKNEEYIGILALMDTPREAAKRTLSELKKIGIKRMIMLTGDNQKVADAVAEEIGLTDAWGSLLPEEKVEAIKKLKEKESKVAMVGDGVNDAPAMANSTVGIAMGAAGSDVALETADIALMADKLETLPFAIGLSRKAKAIIKQNLWVSLGIVALLIPATIFGFANIGVAVVIHEGSTLLVVFNALRLLAYKK, encoded by the coding sequence ATGAAAAAGCTACAACTAAAAATTCCGGTATTGCTACCTCAGGTGCCAAATGAAAAAGATACTTGTGTGCAAAGGCTCATTGCTGGATTAGAGGCTAAAGAGGGTCTTGAAAAAGTACATATAGTAGATGATCAGGAAGATACGGTGCCACAACTGTGCTTTCATTATGATCCGGACATTATCTCTATTGACCGAATTCAATCTTTGGCTGAAAATGCCGGGGCAGAAATTACGGAAAAATATGGCCACTTTCTTTTAGAGGTTGAGGGGATTAGACATACCCGCCATGCAAGAACTATAGAAAAGAGTCTGCTGAATATCGAAGGCGTTTTGGAAGCTTCCGCCAATGCCGGAGGAATGATCCGTTTAGAATATGATAAGCGTGAGACCAGTTTTGAAGCCATAAATACAAGGCTTGAAAAGGAAAACCTACAAGTTAAAAAAAGCTCCTCTGGCCATAAGAACGGTTTTAAATCCTCGGAAAAAACCTCTGACGAATTAAATGAAAAAAATAAGATGAGTCAGAAACACCAACATGAAGATGAAGATGAACTGAATCATAAAGAGGGTGATAGTCACGGAGCCGGGGAAGAACATTTACACTCCCACGGAGGTATTTTTGGAAAAAATACAGAACTTATATTTGCCATTATTTGTGGTGTTTTACTAGGGATAGGTTTTGGATTATCCTTTGTAGATTCAGTTCCCCAATGGGTTAGCCTTGCACTTTATATTGGAGCCTATTTCTTTGGTGGCTTTTATACCGCGAAAGAAGCTGTGGAAACAGTGGCCAAAGGTGGTTTTGAAATTGATTTTCTAATGCTGGTCGCTGCTATTGGAGCAGCTATACTAGGGGAATGGGCTGAAGGTGCTTTGTTATTATTTCTCTTTAGCCTGGGACATGCCCTGGAGCATTATGCGATGAACAAAGCACGAAAATCTATAGCCGCATTGGCAGAATTGGCACCTAAAACAGCTTTGGTTAAAAAAAATGGTAAAACGGAAGAAGTTGGTATCGAAAAACTCAATATTGGGGATATCATTGTGGTGAAACCTAATAGTAAAATATCCGCAGATGGCGTAGTTGTAGATGGGCAGAGTAGTGTAAACCAGGCTCCAATAACCGGGGAGAGTGTACCGGTAGATAAAATTCCCGTAGAAGATGTTGAGAAGGATTACTCAGAGGTAGATGATATCAAAGATGAAAACCGCGTTTTTGCCGGAACTATCAATGGGAACAATACTTTGGAAATTAAAGTGATCAAAGCAGCCAAGGATTCTACATTGTCAAGGCTGGTCAAATTGGTTAATGAAGCCCAGACCCAAAAATCACCTACCCAGTTGCTGACCGATAAATTCGAAAAATATTTTGTGCCGTCCGTCCTTATTTTGGTCGGAGCTCTTTTATTCGCTTTCTTAGTTATTGACGAACCCTTTAGCGCCAGCTTTTACAGGGCAATGGCGGTACTGGTAGCTGCAAGTCCCTGTGCGTTGGCAATCTCGACCCCGAGTGCTGTATTAAGTGGAGTGGCCAGAGCGGCCCGTGGTGGGGTATTAATTAAAGGAGGCCGACCACTAGAGGATCTGGGAGAATTGACCGCCCTCGCCTTTGATAAGACCGGGACTCTAACGGAAGGAAAGCCAAAACTTACGCAAGTAGTACCACTTGGGGATATTTCAGAAAATGAACTTCTCAAAATTGCAGTAGCTGTGGAAAGTTTGAGTGATCATCCCCTGGCAAAAGCTGTAGTTCGCGATGGAAAGGAGCGGATGGAAGGCGAGGAAATCCCGGATGCCTCCAATCTGGAAGCCGTGTTAGGAAAAGGTATTAAAGCAACATTGGGAAATGATAAGATCTATGTTGGTAATTTGGATCTATACGAAGAACTAAATGATACTATTCCATCAGAAGAAATAACTACTAAAGTACGAGATCTTGAAGGTGGTGGAAACACAACGATGCTTCTTCGTAAGAATGAAGAATATATAGGCATCCTTGCTTTAATGGATACCCCCCGGGAGGCAGCCAAAAGGACCCTTTCTGAATTGAAGAAAATAGGAATTAAACGAATGATCATGCTTACCGGTGATAACCAGAAGGTAGCAGACGCAGTAGCAGAAGAAATAGGATTGACCGATGCCTGGGGTAGTTTACTGCCGGAAGAAAAGGTGGAAGCCATAAAAAAACTAAAAGAAAAAGAATCTAAGGTAGCAATGGTAGGTGATGGTGTGAACGATGCCCCTGCCATGGCAAATAGCACCGTAGGAATAGCTATGGGAGCTGCTGGTAGCGATGTTGCCCTGGAAACCGCAGATATTGCCCTAATGGCCGATAAATTGGAAACCCTGCCCTTTGCCATTGGACTGAGTAGAAAGGCAAAGGCTATAATCAAGCAGAACCTTTGGGTAAGTCTGGGAATTGTAGCTCTGCTTATCCCTGCTACCATTTTTGGTTTCGCTAACATTGGAGTGGCGGTAGTTATACATGAAGGTTCCACACTTCTGGTAGTTTTCAACGCTTTAAGACTTTTAGCCTATAAAAAATGA
- a CDS encoding STAS/SEC14 domain-containing protein translates to MIRIKNVEKSNLISASISGKITKEDVEKIHPLIHNIVKNGNKVDFFFELVNFKGYDLKGLWEDLKVDTAHISDYGKMAFVGEKEWQQWAAKATDFFTSSEVKYFDLNEKEEAKSWILNQ, encoded by the coding sequence ATGATACGAATCAAAAATGTCGAAAAAAGCAATTTGATATCCGCTTCAATAAGCGGTAAGATTACTAAAGAGGATGTAGAGAAAATCCATCCTTTGATACATAATATTGTCAAAAATGGAAATAAGGTGGATTTCTTTTTTGAACTAGTTAACTTTAAGGGCTACGATCTCAAAGGCTTATGGGAAGATTTAAAAGTTGATACCGCCCATATTTCAGATTATGGAAAAATGGCCTTTGTGGGTGAAAAAGAATGGCAGCAATGGGCTGCTAAAGCCACTGATTTTTTTACAAGCTCGGAAGTTAAATATTTCGACCTTAATGAAAAGGAAGAAGCTAAAAGTTGGATATTAAACCAATAG
- a CDS encoding transcriptional repressor translates to MTKAEITLKNNGIRPTKMRLFIYKYLKRKFYAVTLREIETAFIKKSEHTGDRTTIYRSIKLFQKKGIIHQIDDGTAIAKYAYSDKNSLDLHLHLHCMNCSKTFCLPNKVPQENLPDKYEITEVNLVLKGACANCLKAKKLKYNIDQSAHKKLKQ, encoded by the coding sequence ATGACCAAGGCCGAAATAACACTTAAAAACAACGGGATTAGACCTACCAAAATGAGATTATTTATATATAAATATCTTAAGAGGAAGTTTTATGCTGTAACATTAAGAGAAATAGAAACGGCTTTCATAAAAAAAAGCGAACATACTGGGGATAGAACAACAATTTATCGGAGTATAAAATTATTTCAAAAGAAAGGGATTATACATCAAATTGATGACGGTACGGCTATCGCAAAATATGCATATTCTGATAAGAATTCGCTGGATCTACACTTACACCTTCACTGTATGAATTGCAGCAAAACCTTCTGTTTACCCAATAAAGTTCCACAGGAAAATTTACCTGACAAATACGAAATAACCGAAGTAAATTTAGTTTTGAAGGGGGCATGTGCAAATTGCCTCAAAGCAAAGAAGCTGAAATATAACATAGACCAATCTGCTCATAAAAAGTTAAAACAATGA
- a CDS encoding transcriptional repressor → MSDIEKILEAHEVRPTAMRILIYKFMAKKDRAVTLTEIENAFGKADRATLSRTIRTFEAKDIVHQIDDGTGIPKYALCESDCNCEVEQDLHIHFHCNNCDETVCLTDHKIPHINLPEGYMPENVNLVVKGICEKCSGV, encoded by the coding sequence ATGAGTGATATCGAAAAAATTTTAGAGGCACATGAAGTTCGGCCAACAGCCATGCGTATCTTGATCTATAAATTTATGGCGAAAAAAGATCGGGCTGTAACCCTTACCGAAATTGAAAATGCCTTTGGAAAAGCAGATCGGGCTACATTATCTCGAACAATACGCACATTTGAAGCAAAGGACATTGTACATCAAATAGATGATGGCACAGGCATACCAAAATATGCGCTCTGTGAAAGTGACTGTAATTGCGAAGTAGAACAGGACTTACACATCCACTTTCATTGTAATAATTGTGATGAGACTGTTTGTTTGACCGATCATAAGATTCCACATATTAATCTGCCAGAGGGATATATGCCAGAAAATGTAAACCTGGTAGTAAAGGGAATATGTGAGAAATGTAGTGGTGTTTAA
- a CDS encoding P-II family nitrogen regulator yields the protein MKEVKAFIKPKRVQKVIESLSESGFKSMTLSQGEGTGAFKAKGASPSLDFRVTDSPVVKLELVCQNEEAQSAIDIILENAKTTEPGDGIIYLSGIEDAFRIKTGESLKLD from the coding sequence ATGAAAGAAGTAAAAGCATTTATAAAACCAAAACGGGTTCAAAAAGTGATAGAATCCCTTAGCGAAAGCGGATTCAAAAGTATGACGCTTTCCCAGGGGGAAGGTACCGGGGCATTTAAAGCAAAAGGTGCGTCGCCTTCTTTGGATTTCCGTGTCACCGACAGCCCTGTGGTAAAGTTAGAACTGGTATGTCAAAACGAAGAAGCACAATCAGCAATAGATATTATCCTTGAGAATGCTAAAACAACTGAACCCGGTGACGGAATCATTTACCTTTCCGGTATTGAAGATGCCTTCCGAATTAAAACTGGAGAATCTTTGAAACTGGATTAA
- a CDS encoding efflux RND transporter periplasmic adaptor subunit — MNKRSINILMLALSFSLFFGCKENSDTSETTSHETEDSTTNEEEPEGEEGGMRSVHLSEMKFNSLGVKVDTLPSKALSGIVEANGQLEVPPQYEATVTAVLGGNINSIKVIEGDKVNKGQVLAYLSHPNLTKIQTDYINAYNRMQFLEKEFERQKRLYEAEVGSGKSFQQTQADFQSVKGEVSGYESQLRQLNLGASQVRNGNLYEYIPVVSPIEGYIEKVKVQIGQYVEPQTSMFMVVDNEHVHADLMVFEKDIYKVKEGQKISLRLESVPGSNLTGKIYSVGKQFEQNPKAVHVHAEIDNKEGYLIPGMYIKGKIRTGEAAVPALPEAAVIEEEGNPYIFTAQKHQEEGKTQWELKPVQIRTGIIEDGWIEIKLLEPLPEGTLVAYNNAYYLVSEMQKSQTSHGH; from the coding sequence ATGAATAAAAGATCAATAAATATTCTAATGCTTGCCCTATCATTCAGCCTGTTCTTTGGGTGTAAAGAAAATTCTGATACATCAGAAACAACTTCTCACGAAACTGAAGATTCAACTACGAATGAAGAAGAACCTGAAGGAGAAGAAGGCGGGATGCGCTCGGTTCATCTTTCAGAAATGAAATTCAATAGTTTAGGGGTCAAAGTGGATACCTTACCAAGTAAAGCATTATCAGGAATAGTAGAAGCAAATGGACAATTAGAGGTTCCTCCTCAATATGAAGCTACCGTAACGGCTGTCTTAGGCGGGAATATTAATTCAATAAAAGTTATTGAAGGTGATAAGGTAAATAAAGGTCAGGTACTGGCGTATCTATCCCATCCTAACTTGACGAAAATACAAACGGACTATATAAATGCTTATAACCGGATGCAGTTTTTAGAAAAGGAATTTGAAAGACAGAAGCGATTGTACGAGGCAGAAGTTGGTTCAGGAAAGTCGTTTCAACAAACCCAGGCAGATTTTCAGTCGGTAAAGGGAGAGGTAAGTGGTTACGAATCCCAATTAAGACAGTTAAACTTGGGTGCCTCCCAGGTAAGAAATGGTAACCTGTATGAATATATTCCAGTAGTAAGCCCTATAGAAGGCTATATTGAAAAAGTTAAGGTGCAAATTGGCCAATATGTAGAACCACAAACGAGCATGTTTATGGTAGTGGATAATGAACACGTGCATGCCGATTTAATGGTTTTTGAAAAAGATATTTATAAGGTGAAGGAAGGCCAAAAGATTTCTTTAAGGCTAGAGTCAGTCCCCGGAAGTAATCTTACAGGAAAAATATATTCTGTAGGGAAGCAATTTGAACAAAATCCTAAAGCGGTACATGTACACGCAGAGATAGATAATAAGGAAGGTTACCTCATTCCAGGAATGTATATCAAAGGTAAAATCAGGACAGGAGAAGCGGCAGTACCTGCATTACCAGAAGCGGCAGTGATAGAAGAAGAGGGAAATCCTTACATCTTTACGGCTCAAAAACATCAGGAAGAAGGTAAAACACAATGGGAATTAAAACCGGTGCAGATAAGGACTGGGATAATTGAAGATGGATGGATTGAAATTAAGCTGCTGGAGCCCCTTCCAGAAGGTACGTTAGTTGCTTATAACAATGCCTATTACCTGGTATCTGAAATGCAGAAAAGCCAAACCTCTCATGGTCATTAA
- a CDS encoding CusA/CzcA family heavy metal efflux RND transporter — MINRIISFSINNKFIIGLLTLALIGTGIWSMSTVNLGSVPDITNNQVQVITQSPNLATEDIEQFVTYPVELSMGNLPGVTEIRSISRFGLSVVTIVFKDDMGTYLPRQLVQEKLNELGETIPDKFGSPAMGPISTGLGQIYEYTIKPKEGYETEYSPMELRTIQDWIVKRQLTLLEGVVEVNSFGGSIKQYEVAINPEKLNSMGTSISEVYEALARNNVNTGGAYIEKNKMSNFIRGEGLIRSLEDIKKIAITTENAIPITIGDVAENVQFGNQVRYGAFTQDGEEAVGGIIMMLKGANPNAVIQDVKDRMAEVEKSLPEGLTIEPIIDRSELIARTTDTVKTNLLEGALIVIFALVLLLGSLRGGLITATTIPLSLLFAFILMKQFNVWANLMSLGAIDFGIIIDGAVIIIEGTVYEIQKRIRSGKVKFNQAKMDEVAYDAGSTMMSSAFFGQIIILIVFTPILFLTGVEGKMFKPMAYTFGFAMIGAIFLCLTYVPMMSALFMKPIQNKKNWFGKFERWLEKISDRIIGGIQKVYMPLLKGALKLKLIVIGSAAVLLVIAGFLFSRMGGEFVPQLDEGDIAMQALIRPGSSLTESIEVSKKIENILLENFPEIKTATARIGVADIPTDPMPMDIADMYLILEKDKDKWETSETKEGLIEQIKEKLNEDLTGVNLVFTQPVELRFNELLEGVREDIAVKLYGEDLEVLSEKVQEMANIIQTVPGAGDVNAERTSGLPQMTVRFNRDKIAQYGLDIQKVNDYISTAFAGGTAGVIFEGEKRFDLVVRFDEDHRKNIDDLRGMYIDLPDGTQVPIKEIADIEYVPGPMQISRDDTYRRTYVGVNARGRDVESVVNDIQQKLDEELELPPGYYITYGGEFENLQSAKDRLVIVVPIALFLIFVLLYFALKSFSQSIMIYMAIPLAAIGGVFALWLRGMPFSISAGVGFIVLFGVAVLNGLVLINRFNSLKEEGVTSIKDRIFTGTKERIRPIMLTATTDIFGFLPMAFSTSAGAEVQQPLATVVIGGMLTATLLTLVVLPVLYTFVERKREKKEQNKLGSSNMRSLATILIIGLMLGGTLSVNAQSDVVSSEYPQQDTLQTISLEKAREKAIKNFPQLKAAQLEIESEEVLRKTAYDFGNTQIFTGKEEVGNGSDGIYTQIGVQQQGIDVFGIAPRLKLQKERMALAENALELNILEVEREVSRAWTSVYTSRKRYQVYKKMDSIFEDIERAARIRYETEATSKLEYLATSNQGNEVKIQLEQAYRNYLKSLQRLNLWFVSDSIYDVQDLPAEALDEPLNFLTESLKTHPALEVSEQRVNVAKALTRERKSEFLPKFQGQYARQEINGQSGFFQYQIGIQIPLFFGPELGRTQEAQVNRKIAEQNFYQDKLELETAYKNMREEFIKWRNSWNYYKDEALPLAKEQQEGSVLAFKEGAIDYVTFLQNIRDAIRIEVNAWSAFDNYLDSRYQLEYYLEKSN, encoded by the coding sequence ATGATCAATAGAATCATTTCATTTTCCATTAATAATAAATTTATTATTGGGCTACTCACCTTAGCACTTATAGGTACTGGTATTTGGTCCATGTCTACCGTAAATCTGGGATCGGTACCAGATATTACTAACAATCAAGTTCAGGTGATCACCCAGTCACCAAATCTTGCCACAGAAGATATAGAACAATTTGTAACCTATCCCGTAGAACTTTCGATGGGTAATTTACCTGGGGTTACAGAGATTCGCTCTATTTCACGCTTTGGCCTTTCTGTAGTTACTATTGTCTTCAAAGATGATATGGGGACATACCTCCCTCGACAACTTGTACAGGAAAAACTTAACGAATTGGGTGAAACTATTCCCGACAAATTTGGAAGTCCTGCTATGGGACCTATTTCAACCGGATTAGGTCAAATTTATGAATATACCATTAAACCAAAAGAAGGATACGAAACTGAATATTCCCCCATGGAACTTCGAACTATTCAGGACTGGATAGTAAAAAGGCAACTTACCTTACTGGAGGGCGTGGTTGAAGTAAATTCTTTTGGAGGCTCCATAAAACAATATGAGGTTGCAATCAACCCAGAGAAATTAAACAGTATGGGTACAAGCATCTCTGAAGTTTATGAGGCGCTGGCACGAAACAATGTGAATACCGGTGGGGCTTATATCGAGAAAAATAAAATGTCAAATTTTATTAGAGGTGAGGGCTTAATCCGTTCACTGGAGGACATCAAGAAAATTGCCATTACTACAGAAAATGCAATCCCGATCACGATTGGTGATGTTGCGGAAAATGTTCAGTTTGGAAATCAGGTACGATACGGAGCTTTTACCCAGGATGGGGAAGAAGCCGTTGGAGGAATTATTATGATGCTGAAAGGTGCTAATCCCAACGCGGTCATTCAGGATGTCAAGGATCGTATGGCTGAAGTCGAGAAGTCACTTCCTGAAGGTTTGACCATAGAGCCAATTATTGATCGAAGTGAGTTAATAGCACGAACAACCGATACTGTTAAAACAAATTTACTGGAAGGTGCATTGATAGTGATTTTTGCCCTGGTATTGTTATTAGGTAGTCTAAGAGGTGGACTTATTACTGCTACCACTATTCCCTTATCACTGCTTTTTGCTTTTATTTTAATGAAGCAATTCAATGTCTGGGCCAATCTAATGAGTTTGGGGGCAATCGATTTTGGAATCATTATAGACGGTGCAGTGATTATCATCGAGGGAACCGTATATGAAATACAAAAACGGATAAGATCTGGCAAGGTGAAATTCAATCAGGCTAAAATGGATGAAGTAGCCTATGATGCTGGGAGCACGATGATGAGCTCTGCATTTTTTGGACAAATTATTATACTTATCGTATTTACACCCATTCTTTTTCTTACCGGGGTAGAAGGTAAAATGTTTAAGCCAATGGCGTACACTTTTGGATTTGCCATGATAGGTGCTATCTTCTTATGCCTTACTTATGTCCCTATGATGTCTGCCTTATTTATGAAACCAATTCAGAATAAAAAGAACTGGTTTGGAAAGTTTGAACGATGGCTGGAGAAAATAAGTGACAGAATAATTGGCGGAATACAAAAAGTATACATGCCTTTATTAAAAGGAGCATTAAAATTGAAACTGATTGTAATTGGATCTGCCGCTGTTTTACTTGTGATAGCCGGTTTTCTTTTTTCGAGAATGGGAGGAGAATTTGTGCCTCAACTTGATGAAGGGGATATTGCCATGCAGGCTTTGATTAGACCAGGTAGTTCATTAACAGAGTCTATAGAAGTTTCAAAAAAAATTGAAAATATACTTTTAGAAAACTTTCCAGAAATTAAAACGGCTACGGCACGTATTGGAGTGGCTGATATTCCTACCGATCCAATGCCCATGGATATCGCAGATATGTATCTAATCTTGGAAAAGGATAAGGACAAATGGGAAACTTCTGAAACCAAGGAAGGACTTATTGAACAGATCAAGGAAAAACTAAATGAAGATCTTACGGGTGTTAATTTAGTGTTTACCCAACCTGTAGAATTGAGGTTTAATGAGTTATTAGAAGGGGTTAGAGAAGATATTGCGGTAAAGTTATATGGTGAAGATTTAGAAGTATTGTCAGAAAAGGTACAGGAAATGGCCAATATTATCCAAACCGTCCCTGGAGCTGGTGATGTAAACGCGGAGAGAACATCTGGCCTCCCACAAATGACAGTTAGATTTAACCGTGATAAAATTGCCCAGTATGGACTGGATATTCAGAAAGTCAATGATTATATAAGTACTGCTTTTGCTGGAGGAACGGCCGGGGTCATCTTTGAAGGTGAAAAACGATTCGATTTAGTTGTAAGATTTGATGAAGACCATAGAAAGAATATTGATGACTTACGAGGAATGTATATCGACCTTCCAGATGGAACCCAGGTACCAATCAAAGAAATAGCAGATATTGAATACGTTCCGGGACCTATGCAAATTTCGAGAGATGACACCTACAGAAGAACCTATGTGGGTGTAAATGCACGGGGAAGGGATGTAGAGTCAGTGGTTAACGACATCCAGCAAAAATTAGATGAGGAATTAGAATTGCCACCCGGTTATTATATTACTTATGGAGGGGAGTTCGAAAACCTTCAGAGTGCCAAAGATCGATTAGTGATTGTGGTACCGATAGCCTTATTTCTGATTTTCGTGCTTCTATATTTTGCCTTAAAATCTTTTTCCCAATCTATCATGATCTATATGGCGATACCATTGGCTGCTATCGGAGGTGTTTTTGCCCTTTGGTTAAGAGGTATGCCATTTAGCATTTCCGCTGGTGTAGGCTTCATTGTACTGTTTGGGGTTGCAGTTTTAAACGGACTGGTACTAATAAATAGATTCAATTCTTTAAAAGAAGAAGGAGTAACTAGTATAAAAGATAGAATTTTTACAGGAACCAAAGAACGAATACGACCTATTATGTTAACAGCAACCACAGATATTTTCGGTTTTTTACCAATGGCATTTTCCACATCTGCCGGTGCAGAAGTTCAACAACCACTTGCTACGGTTGTAATAGGTGGTATGCTTACGGCTACACTGCTTACCCTCGTTGTATTACCAGTATTATATACATTCGTGGAAAGAAAGCGAGAGAAAAAAGAACAGAATAAATTAGGTTCTTCCAATATGCGCTCTTTAGCTACGATTTTGATAATTGGCTTGATGTTAGGCGGAACCTTATCCGTAAATGCACAATCTGATGTTGTTTCATCTGAATATCCACAACAGGATACTTTACAGACTATAAGTTTGGAAAAAGCCAGGGAAAAAGCCATCAAAAACTTTCCTCAGCTTAAAGCTGCTCAACTCGAAATTGAAAGTGAAGAAGTACTGCGTAAAACCGCTTATGATTTTGGGAATACCCAAATCTTTACTGGAAAAGAAGAGGTAGGAAATGGTTCAGATGGGATTTATACTCAAATTGGTGTTCAACAACAAGGTATAGATGTTTTTGGAATTGCCCCCCGGTTAAAATTGCAAAAAGAACGGATGGCACTTGCTGAAAATGCTTTAGAACTAAATATCTTAGAAGTGGAACGTGAAGTAAGCAGGGCCTGGACTTCAGTTTATACTAGTAGAAAGAGGTATCAGGTATATAAGAAAATGGATTCAATTTTTGAAGACATTGAAAGGGCTGCAAGAATCCGATATGAGACAGAAGCTACTTCTAAACTGGAGTATCTTGCTACGTCCAATCAGGGAAACGAAGTAAAAATACAACTGGAACAAGCTTATCGAAATTACCTGAAATCATTGCAGCGTTTAAATTTATGGTTTGTTAGTGATTCGATCTATGATGTACAAGATTTACCTGCCGAAGCATTAGATGAACCTTTAAATTTTCTGACAGAGTCACTCAAAACCCACCCGGCTCTTGAGGTTTCAGAACAGAGAGTTAATGTTGCAAAAGCTTTAACCAGAGAACGGAAATCTGAATTTCTACCAAAATTTCAGGGACAATATGCCAGGCAGGAAATTAATGGACAATCGGGTTTCTTCCAATATCAAATAGGAATTCAAATTCCGTTATTCTTTGGACCTGAATTAGGCCGTACTCAGGAAGCACAAGTGAATCGAAAGATTGCAGAACAAAATTTTTATCAGGATAAACTCGAATTGGAAACTGCCTATAAAAATATGCGGGAAGAATTCATCAAATGGAGAAATTCATGGAATTATTATAAGGATGAAGCGCTTCCCTTGGCTAAAGAGCAACAGGAAGGATCTGTATTGGCTTTTAAGGAAGGTGCTATAGATTATGTAACCTTCCTTCAAAATATAAGAGATGCCATTAGAATCGAGGTAAATGCTTGGAGTGCTTTTGATAATTATCTCGATAGCCGTTATCAACTAGAATATTACCTCGAAAAATCAAACTAA
- a CDS encoding DUF6660 family protein, translated as MAFILSLYVLGLNLLACNDSDTSQVNSGSEVTMVATQNLDIDHSHDQVADLCPPFCSCHCCHVHTVDFGSSHFKPLIAEIPSKAFLHFDSSVEEPILSFLDPPKV; from the coding sequence ATGGCATTCATATTATCTTTATATGTACTGGGGCTTAATTTATTAGCCTGTAATGACAGTGATACTTCCCAAGTTAATTCTGGCTCAGAAGTAACTATGGTTGCTACCCAGAATTTAGATATAGATCATTCACATGACCAAGTAGCGGATTTATGCCCTCCTTTTTGTAGTTGCCATTGCTGTCATGTGCACACAGTTGACTTTGGTTCCTCACACTTCAAACCTTTAATTGCGGAAATTCCATCAAAAGCTTTTCTTCATTTTGATAGTTCAGTGGAAGAACCTATACTTTCCTTTTTAGATCCTCCAAAAGTTTAA